One window from the genome of Castellaniella sp. MT123 encodes:
- the gcvT gene encoding glycine cleavage system aminomethyltransferase GcvT → MPAQTPLFDTHVALGAKIVDFGGWDMPLAYGSQLEEHHAVRQSVGMFDVSHMLNVDVLGARAQDFLRHLLANDVGRIVGTPGKALYSCMLRPEGGVIDDLIVYFFALDRWRVIVNAGTADKDLDWMRQQAQPFGVTVTPRRDLAMVAVQGPKARETVWSVHPDWKPATQDLKPFTGTLIDENTLVARTGYTGEDGFEIVLPATAVKAFWDALAAAGAHPCGLGARDTLRLEAGMNLYGQDMDETVHPLESGLAWTVSLKDDARDFIGRAALQSASHARELVGLKLLDRGIMRGHMKVRTAQGEGELTSGSMAPTLGFSIGLARVPAGAAPGDRVEVEIRGKWLPAEIVRPPFVRNGKALV, encoded by the coding sequence ATGCCCGCCCAGACCCCTTTGTTTGATACCCATGTCGCCCTCGGCGCGAAAATCGTCGATTTCGGTGGCTGGGACATGCCCCTGGCCTATGGTTCCCAACTCGAGGAACACCATGCCGTGCGGCAGTCCGTCGGCATGTTCGACGTTTCCCACATGCTCAACGTCGACGTCCTGGGGGCCCGCGCGCAGGACTTCCTGCGCCATCTGCTGGCCAACGACGTCGGCCGCATCGTCGGTACCCCCGGCAAGGCCCTGTATTCCTGCATGCTGCGCCCCGAGGGCGGCGTGATCGATGATCTGATCGTCTACTTTTTCGCGCTGGACCGCTGGCGTGTCATCGTCAATGCCGGTACGGCCGACAAGGACCTGGACTGGATGCGCCAGCAGGCCCAGCCTTTCGGCGTCACGGTCACTCCCCGGCGCGACCTGGCCATGGTGGCCGTCCAGGGCCCGAAGGCCCGCGAAACCGTCTGGTCCGTGCATCCCGACTGGAAACCCGCGACCCAGGACCTGAAGCCCTTTACCGGTACGCTGATCGATGAAAACACCCTGGTGGCGCGCACGGGCTATACCGGCGAGGACGGTTTCGAGATCGTCCTGCCGGCCACGGCCGTCAAGGCTTTCTGGGATGCATTGGCCGCCGCTGGCGCTCATCCTTGTGGCCTGGGTGCCCGCGACACGCTGCGCCTGGAAGCCGGCATGAATCTGTACGGCCAGGATATGGACGAAACCGTCCACCCGCTGGAATCCGGCCTGGCCTGGACCGTGTCCCTGAAGGACGACGCGCGCGACTTCATCGGTCGCGCAGCGCTGCAATCGGCGTCCCATGCTCGCGAATTGGTCGGTCTGAAGCTGCTGGATCGCGGCATCATGCGGGGCCACATGAAGGTGCGCACAGCTCAGGGCGAGGGCGAACTCACCAGCGGCTCCATGGCCCCTACGCTGGGTTTTTCCATCGGCCTGGCCCGCGTGCCGGCCGGCGCCGCGCCGGGCGACCGCGTCGAAGTCGAGATCCGCGGCAAGTGGCTGCCGGCGGAAATCGTGCGCCCGCCGTTCGTGCGCAACGGCAAGGCGCTGGTGTAA